One genomic window of Candidatus Kuenenia stuttgartiensis includes the following:
- a CDS encoding cyclic nucleotide-binding domain-containing protein, with the protein MYSRIEKVKDGEFIMEEDTWAYFAFVLREGKARMMKKVDGRQVVIGTLNKGDIFGETGFLGEPRRTTSVVAEGDVMVEMIGRDSFMRFFHELPKDVQANLYAMDKNLTIIAEIYSRLVVLFQILQDHETKMTAAKTLEMELEKLPEFVKDMVSAIAKRHNRAVECLNKLTCQIEEKQTKLMSHYS; encoded by the coding sequence ATGTACTCAAGAATAGAGAAAGTAAAAGACGGTGAATTTATTATGGAGGAGGACACATGGGCATACTTTGCTTTTGTGCTTAGGGAGGGGAAGGCAAGGATGATGAAAAAAGTTGATGGAAGGCAAGTGGTTATCGGCACATTAAACAAAGGGGATATTTTTGGGGAAACGGGTTTTCTCGGAGAACCAAGGAGAACTACTTCCGTTGTTGCAGAAGGTGACGTTATGGTGGAAATGATCGGAAGAGATTCCTTTATGAGGTTTTTTCATGAATTACCAAAGGACGTACAGGCTAATCTGTATGCAATGGATAAAAATCTCACAATTATTGCTGAAATCTACAGCCGGCTGGTTGTTTTATTCCAGATACTGCAAGACCATGAAACAAAAATGACTGCGGCAAAAACACTGGAAATGGAACTCGAAAAACTTCCGGAATTTGTGAAAGACATGGTGAGTGCCATTGCAAAGCGGCACAATAGGGCGGTTGAATGCCTTAACAAGCTTACCTGTCAGATAGAAGAGAAGCAGACAAAATTAATGTCCCATTATAGTTAA